Proteins encoded together in one Gammaproteobacteria bacterium window:
- a CDS encoding TRZ/ATZ family hydrolase, giving the protein MQTVETLVHARWVVPVEPAGRVLENHAVAVEHGRIVALLPSAEARARFEAAEEVMLERHALIPGLVNAHTHAAMTLLRGLADDLPLMQWLKDHIWPVENRWANADFVRDGVELAVAEMLRGGTTCFGDMYFFPETAAQAVRQAGMRAALGLVVFDFPSSWGSGPEEYIAKGLALRDQHKNDPLLSFTLAPHAPYTVSDPWLVKIRTLADELDLPVHTHLHETAGEVADSEARHGMRPIARLAGLGLFTPSLLAAHMTQLDDAEITEGAKNGISVVHCPSSNLKLASGFCPVAKLLGAGVNVALGTDGAASNNTLDMFAEMKTAALLAKGVAGDPTAVPAATALRMATLNGARALGLDKDLGSLTPGKWADMAALDLGGAETQPVHDVVSTLVYAVGREQVSDVWVAGKRLLQERRLTRMDLPAILNRADDWCGRIGAGPAAARSA; this is encoded by the coding sequence ATGCAGACGGTCGAGACGCTGGTCCATGCCCGCTGGGTCGTACCGGTGGAGCCGGCAGGCCGCGTGCTGGAAAACCACGCGGTGGCCGTCGAACACGGCCGCATCGTCGCGCTGCTCCCCTCCGCCGAGGCGCGCGCGCGCTTCGAGGCCGCCGAGGAAGTGATGCTCGAGCGCCACGCGCTCATCCCCGGCCTCGTGAACGCCCACACCCATGCCGCCATGACGCTCCTGCGCGGCCTCGCGGACGACCTGCCGCTGATGCAGTGGCTCAAGGACCACATCTGGCCGGTGGAGAACCGCTGGGCCAACGCCGACTTCGTGCGCGATGGCGTCGAGCTCGCCGTGGCCGAGATGCTGCGCGGCGGCACCACCTGCTTCGGCGACATGTACTTCTTCCCGGAGACGGCGGCCCAGGCGGTACGCCAGGCCGGCATGCGCGCGGCGCTGGGGCTCGTGGTGTTCGATTTCCCCAGTTCCTGGGGCAGCGGCCCCGAGGAATACATCGCCAAGGGCCTCGCCCTGCGGGACCAGCACAAGAACGACCCCCTGCTCAGCTTCACCCTGGCACCCCACGCGCCCTACACCGTCTCGGATCCCTGGCTGGTGAAGATCCGCACCCTGGCGGATGAACTGGACCTGCCGGTGCACACCCACCTGCACGAGACCGCGGGCGAGGTGGCGGACAGCGAAGCCAGGCACGGCATGCGGCCCATCGCGCGCTTGGCGGGTCTCGGCTTGTTCACGCCCTCGCTGCTGGCGGCGCACATGACCCAGCTTGACGACGCGGAGATCACCGAGGGCGCGAAGAACGGCATCAGCGTGGTGCACTGCCCCTCTTCCAACCTCAAGCTCGCCTCCGGCTTCTGCCCGGTGGCGAAGCTGCTCGGGGCCGGCGTGAACGTGGCGCTCGGCACCGACGGCGCCGCCAGCAACAACACCCTGGACATGTTCGCGGAGATGAAGACTGCGGCGCTCCTGGCCAAGGGCGTCGCCGGTGACCCCACCGCGGTACCCGCCGCTACGGCCCTGCGCATGGCGACGCTCAACGGTGCCCGCGCCCTGGGACTCGACAAGGACCTGGGTTCCCTGACGCCCGGCAAATGGGCAGACATGGCGGCACTGGATCTCGGCGGGGCCGAGACCCAGCCGGTGCACGACGTGGTCTCGACGCTGGTCTACGCCGTGGGTCGCGAGCAGGTCAGTGACGTGTGGGTGGCGGGCAAGCGCCTGCTGCAGGAACGGCGCCTCACGCGCATGGACCTGCCGGCGATCCTCAATCGCGCCGACGACTGGTGCGGGCGTATCGGCGCGGGCCCGGCCGCGGCCCGGAGCGCATGA
- the gph gene encoding phosphoglycolate phosphatase (PGP is an essential enzyme in the glycolate salvage pathway in higher organisms (photorespiration in plants). Phosphoglycolate results from the oxidase activity of RubisCO in the Calvin cycle when concentrations of carbon dioxide are low relative to oxygen. This enzyme is a member of the Haloacid Dehalogenase (HAD) superfamily of aspartate-nucleophile hydrolase enzymes (PF00702).): MDLNLVLFDLDGTLMDTAPDMGAALNELRAEHNLPPLTADRIRPWVSHGAMGLLKLGFGIQPQDARFSEMRTRYLALYEARLTRETHLFHGMPEVLDALECQGRTWGIVTNKPGWLTEPLLEACGVRQRAACVVSGDTLARRKPHPDPLLHAAGLCGLPAAQGVYVGDAERDVQSAHAAGMLAVVALYGYLGEEERPDVWKPDHSIKHPSELLDWLATQPAPRAAAGAGA, from the coding sequence ATGGACCTGAACCTCGTGCTCTTCGACCTGGACGGCACTCTCATGGATACCGCGCCGGACATGGGCGCGGCGCTCAACGAGCTGCGGGCCGAGCACAACCTGCCGCCCCTCACGGCGGACCGCATCCGCCCCTGGGTCTCCCATGGCGCCATGGGCCTGCTCAAGCTCGGCTTCGGTATCCAGCCCCAGGACGCCCGCTTCTCCGAGATGCGCACCCGCTATCTCGCCCTCTACGAGGCCAGGCTCACCCGCGAGACGCACCTGTTCCACGGCATGCCTGAGGTGCTGGACGCGCTTGAGTGCCAGGGCCGTACGTGGGGCATCGTCACCAACAAGCCGGGCTGGCTCACGGAACCGCTGCTGGAAGCCTGCGGGGTGCGCCAGCGCGCCGCCTGCGTGGTGAGCGGCGACACCCTCGCCCGGCGCAAACCGCACCCCGATCCCCTGCTCCACGCCGCCGGCCTCTGCGGCCTGCCCGCCGCCCAAGGCGTGTACGTGGGTGACGCGGAGCGGGACGTGCAGTCCGCCCATGCCGCCGGCATGCTGGCGGTGGTGGCGCTCTACGGCTACCTCGGCGAGGAGGAACGGCCCGACGTGTGGAAGCCCGACCACAGCATCAAGCACCCGAGCGAGCTCCTGGATTGGCTCGCCACCCAGCCCGCGCCCCGTGCCGCGGCGGGAGCGGGCGCATGA
- a CDS encoding squalene/phytoene synthase family protein: protein MSTQAEAKLATAPLDFRLSLTFISPGQRAAQTALHAVYLELREVPREVRDPGVADVKLRWWEEEIALLYAGKARHPLTQALMPYMAALKGCQQAFLDLVTGARMDIAGAGLPAFEDVKRYSYRHSGALSELSALLAGAGSEAALLSARLLGNAACLADIASRGVAQALQGRLLFAAEDLRLHGIDKHIHGETQGDPAVLALVKDYGDRARAMHADAIRSTPVGERHALIPWRIRSTLALKRERKQEHAGSSRAAEPVELHPLSALFTAWNTARKSR, encoded by the coding sequence ATGAGCACCCAGGCTGAAGCGAAGCTCGCGACCGCTCCTCTAGACTTCCGCCTTTCCCTCACTTTCATCTCCCCTGGGCAGCGCGCCGCCCAGACGGCACTGCATGCGGTCTATCTGGAATTGCGTGAGGTGCCGCGGGAAGTGCGGGACCCGGGCGTGGCGGACGTGAAGCTGCGCTGGTGGGAAGAAGAGATCGCCCTGCTCTACGCCGGCAAGGCGCGCCACCCCCTCACCCAGGCGCTCATGCCCTACATGGCTGCCCTCAAGGGCTGCCAGCAGGCGTTCCTGGACCTCGTCACCGGTGCGCGCATGGACATCGCAGGTGCCGGCTTGCCGGCCTTCGAGGACGTGAAGCGCTACAGCTACCGCCATTCCGGAGCCCTATCGGAACTGTCAGCCCTATTGGCCGGCGCTGGTTCAGAGGCAGCCCTGCTCTCGGCGCGGCTCCTGGGCAACGCCGCCTGCCTCGCGGACATCGCCAGCCGCGGCGTGGCGCAGGCGCTGCAGGGCCGTTTGCTCTTCGCCGCCGAGGACCTGCGCCTGCACGGCATCGACAAGCACATCCACGGGGAGACCCAGGGCGATCCCGCGGTGCTCGCCTTGGTGAAAGATTACGGCGACCGCGCCCGGGCCATGCACGCGGACGCGATCCGCAGCACGCCCGTGGGCGAGCGTCATGCGCTCATCCCCTGGCGTATCCGCAGCACACTGGCCCTGAAGCGCGAGCGCAAGCAGGAGCATGCGGGTTCCAGCCGCGCGGCGGAGCCCGTAGAATTGCACCCCCTGTCTGCGCTGTTCACTGCCTGGAACACCGCGCGCAAATCGAGATAG
- the serC gene encoding 3-phosphoserine/phosphohydroxythreonine transaminase, translating into MRTAQADKPGTLVEGRGYNFGAGPAMLPTEVMLELREELLDYRGTRQSVMEMGHRTPMFEPIAADCEATLRSLMDISEDYVVLFLQGGAATQFGMVPLNLAPAPEGKADYVVTGHWSNRAWQEGQKLAQASLAADAKDSDYKDIPPVSSWKVRQDAAYLHYTVNETIGGVEFLSIPEVGVPLAADMTSMILSRPVDVDKYALIYAAAQKNLGIAGLTVVIARRDRLKPIAPGIPTMMDYRAHAEQHSMLNTPSVYPWYVCGKMLHWIRKEGGAAAMAERNKRKAELLYARVDRTGFYFNKIAKPVRSIMNVPFNCADKALEPKFLEGAEAAGLLNLKGHRFAGGMRASMYNAMPEEGVRALIAFMDDFERRHG; encoded by the coding sequence ATGAGAACGGCGCAGGCTGACAAGCCCGGCACGCTGGTGGAAGGGCGCGGCTACAACTTCGGCGCCGGCCCGGCGATGCTGCCGACCGAGGTCATGCTGGAGCTGCGCGAGGAGCTCCTCGACTACCGCGGCACCCGCCAGTCGGTGATGGAGATGGGCCACCGCACGCCCATGTTCGAGCCGATCGCCGCCGACTGCGAAGCCACGCTGCGCTCGCTTATGGACATCTCCGAGGACTACGTGGTGCTGTTCCTGCAGGGTGGCGCCGCCACCCAGTTCGGCATGGTGCCCTTGAACCTCGCGCCGGCGCCGGAAGGCAAGGCGGACTACGTGGTCACCGGCCACTGGTCGAACCGGGCCTGGCAGGAAGGGCAGAAGCTCGCCCAGGCGAGCCTCGCCGCCGACGCCAAGGACTCCGACTACAAGGACATCCCGCCGGTGTCCTCCTGGAAGGTGCGCCAGGACGCCGCCTACCTGCACTACACCGTGAACGAGACCATCGGCGGCGTGGAGTTCCTCTCCATCCCCGAGGTCGGCGTGCCGCTCGCGGCGGACATGACCTCCATGATCCTGTCGCGGCCGGTGGACGTGGACAAGTACGCGCTGATCTACGCCGCCGCCCAGAAGAACCTCGGCATCGCCGGCCTCACGGTGGTGATCGCGCGTCGCGACAGGCTGAAACCCATCGCGCCCGGCATCCCGACCATGATGGATTACCGTGCCCACGCCGAGCAGCACTCCATGCTCAACACGCCATCGGTGTACCCGTGGTACGTGTGCGGCAAGATGCTGCACTGGATCAGGAAGGAGGGTGGCGCCGCCGCCATGGCCGAGCGCAACAAGCGCAAGGCGGAACTGCTGTACGCGCGGGTGGACCGCACCGGCTTCTACTTCAACAAGATTGCCAAGCCCGTGCGCTCCATCATGAACGTGCCGTTCAACTGCGCCGACAAGGCGCTGGAGCCCAAGTTCCTGGAGGGTGCGGAGGCCGCGGGCCTGCTCAACCTCAAGGGCCACCGCTTCGCCGGGGGCATGCGCGCCAGCATGTACAACGCCATGCCGGAAGAGGGCGTGCGGGCCCTGATCGCGTTCATGGACGACTTCGAACGCCGTCATGGCTGA
- the ubiG gene encoding bifunctional 2-polyprenyl-6-hydroxyphenol methylase/3-demethylubiquinol 3-O-methyltransferase UbiG, with product MHANLDADEIAKFDAIAARWWDPGGEFKPLHAINPLRLDYVDRCAPLAGRTVLDIGCGGGLMAEGMAGRGAKVTGIDLSEGALKVAKLHLKESGRQVEYLHISAEALAAERPGAFDVVTCLEMLEHVPDPGSVIRACATMLKPGGQVVFSTLNRTPKAFALAILGGEYLLRLIPPGTHEYAKFIRPSELDAWAREAGLTLRHSTGLHYNPLTRGYRMAPGLDVNYFMHFSKAAWT from the coding sequence ATGCATGCCAATCTCGACGCAGATGAGATCGCCAAGTTCGATGCCATCGCCGCGCGCTGGTGGGACCCGGGCGGCGAGTTCAAGCCGCTGCACGCCATCAATCCGCTGCGCCTGGACTATGTCGACCGGTGCGCTCCCCTCGCCGGCCGCACCGTGCTGGACATCGGCTGCGGCGGCGGCCTGATGGCCGAGGGCATGGCCGGCCGCGGCGCGAAGGTCACGGGCATCGACCTCTCTGAGGGCGCGCTCAAGGTGGCGAAGCTCCACCTCAAGGAGAGCGGCCGGCAGGTGGAGTACCTGCACATCAGCGCCGAAGCGCTGGCAGCGGAACGGCCCGGCGCCTTCGACGTGGTCACCTGTCTCGAGATGCTGGAGCACGTGCCGGACCCGGGCTCGGTGATCCGTGCCTGCGCCACGATGCTCAAGCCCGGCGGCCAAGTGGTGTTCTCCACCCTCAACCGCACGCCCAAGGCCTTCGCCCTGGCGATCCTGGGCGGCGAGTACCTGCTTAGGCTCATCCCGCCCGGCACCCACGAGTACGCCAAGTTCATCCGGCCCTCGGAGCTGGATGCTTGGGCGCGGGAAGCGGGGCTCACGCTCCGGCACAGCACCGGGCTGCACTACAATCCCCTCACCCGGGGATATCGCATGGCCCCGGGCCTGGACGTGAACTACTTCATGCATTTCAGCAAGGCGGCATGGACCTGA
- a CDS encoding DNA recombination protein RmuC, with product MSPALLVLIGVVVLGAGLAVGYAIAATRYAAYKAKAEAGTDLETTFKALASDALKGNNQAFLELANQNLSRYQAEARGELDKKQQAFAELIKPINETLKKTEEQIREIEKERKESFGSISTQLKLMSEGQSQLGQETRNLVNALRRPEVRGRWGEMTLKRLAELAGMVERCDFVEQLHTGTEDGALRPDMVIRLPDNRELVVDAKTSLDSYISAIEAADVQARDTHLAGHARKVRERIKELAGKRYWDQFKTSPDFVILFIPGDQFLSAALDREPGLIEEALRQKVMLATPTSFVALLKAVAYGWRQVALAENAERIREHAETLHQRIATFAEHMAKIGGALENSVQHFNNAVGSLERQVLPAARRFTELGVQSKKEMPELEPVETAARITDGKKPDA from the coding sequence ATGAGCCCGGCTCTGCTGGTCCTAATCGGCGTCGTGGTGCTGGGTGCCGGGCTCGCGGTGGGCTATGCCATCGCCGCCACCCGCTACGCCGCCTACAAGGCCAAGGCCGAGGCCGGCACGGATCTTGAGACCACCTTCAAGGCGCTGGCGAGCGATGCCCTCAAGGGCAACAACCAGGCCTTCCTGGAACTCGCGAACCAGAACCTCAGCCGCTACCAGGCCGAGGCCCGGGGCGAACTGGACAAGAAGCAGCAAGCCTTCGCCGAGCTCATCAAGCCTATCAACGAGACCTTGAAGAAGACCGAGGAGCAGATCCGCGAGATCGAGAAGGAGCGCAAGGAATCCTTCGGCAGCATCTCCACCCAGCTCAAGCTCATGTCCGAAGGCCAGTCGCAGCTCGGCCAGGAGACCCGCAACCTCGTGAACGCTCTGCGCCGTCCCGAGGTGCGGGGCCGCTGGGGTGAGATGACGCTGAAGCGCCTCGCGGAACTCGCCGGCATGGTGGAGCGCTGCGACTTCGTCGAGCAGTTGCATACCGGCACCGAGGATGGCGCGCTGCGCCCGGACATGGTGATCCGCCTGCCGGACAACCGCGAGCTGGTGGTGGACGCCAAGACCTCCCTCGACAGCTACATCTCCGCCATCGAGGCCGCCGACGTCCAGGCGCGGGACACCCACCTCGCCGGCCACGCCCGCAAGGTGCGGGAACGCATCAAGGAGCTGGCGGGCAAGCGCTACTGGGACCAGTTCAAGACCAGCCCGGACTTCGTGATCCTGTTCATCCCCGGCGACCAGTTCCTCTCGGCAGCGCTGGACCGGGAACCCGGCCTGATCGAAGAAGCCTTGCGGCAGAAGGTGATGCTGGCGACGCCCACGAGCTTCGTGGCGCTGCTGAAGGCCGTGGCCTACGGCTGGCGCCAGGTGGCCCTCGCCGAGAACGCCGAGCGCATCCGCGAACACGCCGAGACCCTGCACCAGCGCATCGCCACCTTCGCGGAGCACATGGCCAAGATCGGCGGCGCCCTGGAGAACAGCGTGCAGCACTTCAACAACGCGGTGGGCTCCCTGGAGCGGCAGGTGCTGCCGGCGGCGCGCCGCTTCACCGAACTCGGCGTGCAGTCCAAGAAGGAGATGCCGGAGCTGGAGCCGGTAGAGACCGCGGCACGCATCACCGACGGCAAGAAGCCGGACGCATGA
- the gyrA gene encoding DNA gyrase subunit A, with protein MADFARELALVNLEEEMKQSYLDYAMSVIVGRALPDVRDGLKPVHRRVLYAMQELGNDYNKPYKKSARVVGDVIGKYHPHGDVAVYDTIVRMAQPFSMRYVLIDGQGNFGSVDGDAPAAMRYTEVRMAKIAHEMLADIDKETVDFVPNYDESETEPSVLPAKLPNLLVNGSSGIAVGMATNIPPHNIRETIGACIALIDDPSLSIHDLMKHMPGPDFPTGGIINGARGIHEAYFTGRGRIFVRAKCHVEGKEGAKQSIIVTELPYMVNKARLLERIAELVKDKKLDGITELRDESDKDGMRMVIELRRGENTEVMINNLYQHTAMQTVFGINTVALVDGQPKLLNLKDLLEAFLRHRREVVTRRTVFDLRKARERAHVLEGLAVALANIDEMIELIKRSPNPAEAKTGLMGRDWAPGMVTDMLKRAGAEASRPDGLDAAFGLVKGKYKLSDAQAQAILDLRLHRLTGLEQEKIVGEYKELLTLIGELRAILADPDKLLKVIRGELMALREEYGDERRTVIISDQEDLTIEDLITEEEVVVTLSHAGYAKSQPVSTYRAQRRGGRGKAATAVKDEDFVDNLFVANTHDTVLCFSSIGKVYWLKVYQFPQAGRGARGKPIVNLLPLAEGERITAAMPVKDYSADKFVFMATRDGTVKKTSLDNFSRPRSSGIIAVELNEGDGLVGVAITDGQRDAMLFASNGKSIRFKEADVRPMGRNAAGVRGIQLAKDEHVIGLIIVGEGDVLTATEHGYGKRTPAADYPVQGRGGQGVISIQTTERNGKVVGAIQVAPDSEVMLISNAGTLVRTPAQDISVIGRNTQGVRLIRLAEGELLVGVDRIEGDEGDENGAG; from the coding sequence ATGGCCGATTTTGCCCGCGAGCTCGCGCTCGTCAACCTCGAAGAGGAGATGAAGCAGTCCTACCTGGATTACGCCATGAGCGTGATCGTGGGTCGGGCGCTGCCGGACGTGCGCGACGGCCTGAAGCCGGTGCACCGCCGCGTCCTCTACGCCATGCAGGAGCTCGGCAACGACTACAACAAGCCCTACAAGAAGTCCGCCCGCGTCGTCGGCGACGTCATCGGTAAGTACCACCCCCACGGCGACGTGGCGGTGTACGACACCATCGTGCGCATGGCGCAGCCGTTCTCGATGCGCTACGTGCTCATCGACGGCCAGGGCAACTTCGGCTCCGTGGACGGTGACGCCCCGGCGGCCATGCGTTACACCGAAGTGCGCATGGCCAAGATCGCGCACGAGATGCTGGCCGACATCGACAAGGAGACGGTGGACTTCGTCCCGAACTACGACGAGTCCGAGACCGAGCCCTCGGTGCTGCCGGCCAAGCTGCCGAACCTGCTGGTCAACGGCTCCTCGGGCATCGCGGTGGGCATGGCCACCAACATCCCGCCGCACAACATCCGCGAGACGATCGGCGCCTGCATCGCGCTGATCGACGACCCCAGCCTAAGCATCCACGACCTCATGAAGCACATGCCGGGGCCGGACTTCCCGACCGGCGGCATCATCAACGGCGCGCGCGGCATCCACGAGGCCTACTTCACCGGCCGCGGCCGCATCTTCGTGCGCGCCAAGTGCCATGTGGAGGGCAAGGAAGGCGCCAAGCAGTCCATCATCGTGACGGAACTGCCGTACATGGTGAACAAGGCGCGCCTGCTGGAGCGCATCGCCGAGCTGGTGAAGGACAAGAAGCTCGACGGCATCACCGAGCTGCGCGACGAGTCCGACAAGGACGGCATGCGCATGGTGATCGAGCTGCGCCGCGGCGAGAACACCGAGGTGATGATCAACAACCTCTACCAGCACACCGCCATGCAGACGGTGTTCGGCATCAACACCGTGGCGCTGGTGGACGGCCAGCCCAAGCTACTCAACCTGAAGGACCTGCTGGAGGCGTTCCTGCGCCACCGCCGCGAGGTGGTGACCCGCCGCACCGTGTTCGACCTGCGCAAGGCGCGCGAACGCGCCCACGTGCTGGAAGGACTGGCGGTCGCGCTCGCGAACATCGACGAGATGATCGAGCTCATCAAGCGCTCGCCCAATCCCGCCGAGGCCAAGACCGGCCTCATGGGCCGCGACTGGGCGCCCGGCATGGTGACCGACATGCTGAAGCGCGCCGGCGCTGAGGCCTCGCGTCCGGACGGCCTGGACGCGGCCTTCGGCCTGGTCAAGGGGAAGTACAAGCTCTCCGACGCCCAGGCCCAGGCGATCCTGGACCTGCGCCTGCACCGCCTCACGGGCCTGGAGCAGGAGAAGATCGTCGGCGAGTACAAGGAGCTGCTCACGCTCATCGGCGAGCTGCGCGCGATCCTGGCCGACCCGGACAAGCTGCTCAAGGTGATCCGCGGCGAGCTCATGGCGCTGCGCGAGGAATACGGCGACGAGCGCCGCACCGTGATCATCTCCGACCAGGAGGACCTCACCATCGAGGACCTCATCACCGAGGAGGAGGTGGTGGTGACGCTGTCCCACGCCGGCTACGCCAAGTCACAGCCGGTCTCCACCTATCGCGCGCAGCGGCGCGGCGGCCGCGGCAAGGCCGCCACCGCGGTGAAGGACGAGGACTTCGTGGACAACCTGTTCGTGGCCAACACCCACGACACGGTGCTGTGCTTCTCCAGCATCGGCAAGGTCTACTGGCTCAAGGTCTACCAGTTCCCGCAGGCCGGACGCGGCGCGCGCGGCAAGCCGATCGTGAACCTCTTGCCGCTGGCCGAGGGCGAGCGCATCACCGCGGCCATGCCTGTGAAGGACTATTCCGCCGACAAGTTCGTGTTCATGGCGACGCGCGACGGCACGGTCAAGAAGACCTCGCTCGACAACTTCTCGCGCCCGCGCTCCAGCGGCATCATCGCCGTGGAGCTGAACGAGGGTGACGGCCTGGTCGGCGTGGCCATCACCGACGGCCAGCGCGACGCGATGCTGTTCGCCTCCAACGGCAAGTCCATCCGCTTCAAGGAAGCCGACGTGCGGCCCATGGGCCGCAACGCCGCCGGCGTGCGCGGCATCCAGCTCGCCAAGGACGAGCACGTCATCGGCCTCATCATCGTGGGCGAGGGCGATGTGCTCACCGCCACCGAGCACGGCTACGGCAAGCGCACTCCGGCCGCGGACTACCCGGTGCAGGGCCGCGGCGGCCAGGGCGTGATCTCCATCCAGACCACCGAGCGCAACGGCAAGGTGGTGGGCGCCATCCAGGTGGCGCCGGATTCCGAAGTGATGCTCATCAGCAACGCCGGCACCCTGGTGCGCACCCCGGCGCAGGACATCTCGGTGATCGGCCGCAACACCCAGGGCGTGCGGCTGATCCGGCTCGCGGAGGGCGAGCTCTTGGTGGGCGTGGACCGCATTGAGGGGGACGAGGGCGATGAGAACGGCGCAGGCTGA
- the hisC gene encoding histidinol-phosphate transaminase, with translation MAEFDPLQFCMPGVRALHPYEPGKPISELERELGITGIIKLASNENPLGTSPKALVAMRAALDDTALYPDGNAFALKRALAEHHGTGTANILVATGSDHILEMVARAFLGAGRSAVISRYGFAVYSIVSQAAGAELIVADALPADHPKQPYGHDAAKMAAAIRPDTRVVFIANPNNPTGTWLDKRELAALLEKVPKDCLVLLDEAYFEFASDFTQDYPDGSTLLARFPNLIVMRTFSKIYGLAGARVGYALAHPKLVELLNRVRLSFNPNSIGQAGAVAALGDQDHIRETLELNRTELPKLDAGLKAMGLRTIPSICNFVTVDVGRPGRAVFQALLKEGVIVRPLDGYGMPDHLRISIGLAEQNTRLLTSLKKVLGA, from the coding sequence ATGGCTGAGTTCGACCCGCTCCAGTTCTGCATGCCGGGCGTGCGGGCGCTGCACCCCTACGAGCCCGGCAAGCCCATCTCGGAGCTCGAGCGCGAGCTCGGCATCACCGGCATCATCAAGCTCGCCTCCAACGAGAATCCGCTCGGCACCTCGCCCAAGGCGCTGGTGGCGATGCGCGCCGCGCTGGACGATACCGCGCTCTACCCCGACGGCAACGCCTTTGCGCTCAAGCGCGCGCTGGCGGAGCACCACGGCACCGGCACCGCGAACATCCTGGTGGCGACGGGCTCCGACCATATCCTGGAGATGGTGGCGCGGGCATTCCTGGGCGCCGGCCGCTCGGCGGTGATCTCCCGCTACGGTTTTGCGGTGTACTCCATCGTTTCCCAGGCGGCAGGCGCGGAGCTCATCGTCGCCGATGCGCTGCCGGCGGACCATCCGAAGCAGCCTTACGGCCACGACGCGGCGAAGATGGCGGCGGCCATCCGCCCCGACACCCGCGTGGTGTTCATCGCCAACCCCAACAACCCCACGGGCACGTGGCTGGACAAGCGCGAGCTCGCCGCGCTCCTGGAGAAGGTGCCGAAGGACTGCCTGGTGCTGTTGGACGAGGCTTACTTCGAGTTCGCCTCGGACTTCACGCAGGACTACCCGGACGGCAGCACGCTGCTGGCGCGCTTCCCGAACCTCATCGTGATGCGCACCTTCTCCAAGATCTACGGCCTCGCAGGCGCGCGCGTCGGCTACGCGCTCGCGCATCCGAAGCTGGTGGAGCTCTTGAACCGCGTGCGCCTCTCGTTCAACCCCAACAGCATCGGCCAGGCGGGTGCCGTCGCGGCGCTGGGCGACCAGGACCACATCCGCGAGACCCTCGAGCTCAACCGCACGGAATTGCCGAAGCTGGACGCCGGTCTAAAGGCCATGGGCCTCAGGACCATCCCTTCCATCTGCAACTTCGTCACCGTGGACGTGGGTCGCCCCGGCCGCGCCGTGTTCCAGGCGCTGCTCAAGGAGGGCGTGATCGTGCGTCCCCTGGACGGCTACGGCATGCCGGACCATCTGCGCATCAGCATCGGGCTCGCGGAACAGAACACGCGCCTCCTCACGTCCCTGAAGAAGGTCCTCGGCGCCTGA